The following proteins are co-located in the Micromonospora coriariae genome:
- a CDS encoding dihydroorotase has product MTAYLITSVSVVGAAPTDLLIRDGVVAEVGPGLSAPDATVIDGTGLVALPGLVDLHTHLREPGREDAETVESGSRAAALGGYTAVCAMANTSPVADTAGVVEQVWRLGREAGLVDVQPIGAVTVGLAGERLAELGAMADSAARVRIFSDDGHCVADPKLMRRALEYVKAFDGIVAQHAEEPRLTEGAQMHEGEVSTRLGLIGWPAVAEEAIIARDVLLAEHVGSRLHVCHVSTAGSVEVLRHAKARGVRVTAEVTPHHLLLTDERAETYDPVFKVNPPLRTAADVAALRTALADGVLDVIATDHAPHAVEDKECEWAYARPGMLGLETALSIALDVLGPQWDLIAERMSRAPARIAGLTGHGVDPAPGVPANLTLIDPAARRTIEPAELASRSRNTPYARMTLPGRIVATFLRGEPTVLDGKAIK; this is encoded by the coding sequence GTGACCGCGTACCTGATCACCAGCGTGAGCGTCGTCGGCGCCGCGCCGACCGACCTGCTGATCCGCGACGGTGTGGTCGCCGAGGTCGGCCCGGGGCTGTCCGCTCCGGACGCCACAGTCATCGACGGGACCGGGCTGGTCGCCCTGCCCGGCCTGGTCGACCTGCACACCCACCTGCGCGAACCCGGCCGGGAGGACGCCGAGACAGTCGAGTCCGGCTCCCGCGCGGCGGCCCTGGGCGGCTACACAGCGGTCTGCGCGATGGCCAACACCTCACCGGTCGCGGACACCGCCGGCGTCGTCGAGCAGGTCTGGCGGCTCGGCCGGGAGGCCGGGCTGGTCGACGTTCAGCCGATCGGCGCCGTCACCGTCGGGCTGGCCGGCGAGCGCCTCGCCGAACTGGGCGCGATGGCCGACTCCGCGGCCCGGGTGCGGATCTTCTCCGACGACGGTCACTGCGTCGCCGACCCGAAGCTGATGCGCCGGGCCCTGGAGTACGTCAAGGCGTTCGACGGGATCGTCGCCCAGCACGCCGAGGAGCCCCGGCTCACCGAGGGCGCCCAGATGCACGAGGGTGAGGTCTCCACCCGGCTCGGCCTGATCGGGTGGCCGGCCGTCGCCGAGGAAGCGATCATCGCGCGGGACGTGCTGCTCGCCGAGCACGTGGGCAGCCGCCTGCACGTCTGCCACGTCTCCACCGCCGGCAGCGTCGAGGTGCTGCGCCACGCCAAGGCGCGCGGTGTGCGGGTCACCGCCGAGGTCACCCCGCACCACCTGCTGCTCACCGACGAGCGGGCGGAGACCTACGACCCGGTCTTCAAGGTCAACCCGCCGCTGCGTACCGCCGCGGACGTCGCCGCCCTGCGCACCGCGCTCGCCGACGGGGTGCTCGACGTGATCGCCACCGACCACGCCCCGCACGCCGTGGAGGACAAGGAGTGCGAGTGGGCGTACGCCAGGCCGGGGATGCTCGGTCTGGAGACGGCCCTGTCCATCGCGCTGGACGTGCTCGGCCCGCAGTGGGACCTCATCGCCGAGCGGATGTCGCGCGCACCGGCCCGGATCGCCGGGCTGACCGGGCACGGCGTCGACCCCGCGCCGGGTGTGCCGGCCAACCTGACCCTGATCGACCCGGCCGCCCGCCGCACCATCGAGCCGGCGGAGCTGGCCAGTCGCAGTCGCAACACCCCGTACGCCCGCATGACGCTGCCGGGTCGCATCGTGGCGACCTTCCTGCGTGGCGAGCCGACGGTCCTGGACGGAAAGGCCATCAAGTGA
- a CDS encoding aspartate carbamoyltransferase catalytic subunit: MIRHLLSGADLDADTATEILDTATEMATVAGREIKKLPALRGRTVVNLFYEDSTRTRISFEAAAKRLSADVINFSAKGSSVTKGESLKDTALTLQAMGADAVVVRHPASGAPHRLANWVDGSVVNAGDGTHEHPTQALLDAYTMRARLGRLAGLSVAVVGDVLHSRVARSNVLLLSTLGAKVTLVGPPTLIPVDIAAALAPGTDVSYDLDSVLPNVDVVMMLRVQRERMNDSYFPSAREYARRYGLDGPRMRRLPEHAIVMHPGPMNRGMEITPEVADSPRSTIVEQVTNGVSVRMAVLYLLLGGNNR; encoded by the coding sequence ATGATCAGGCACCTGCTCTCCGGCGCGGACCTGGACGCCGACACCGCCACCGAGATCCTGGACACCGCCACCGAGATGGCCACGGTCGCCGGCCGCGAGATCAAGAAGCTGCCCGCGCTGCGCGGCCGCACGGTGGTGAACCTCTTCTACGAGGACTCGACCCGCACCCGGATCTCCTTCGAGGCGGCCGCCAAGCGGCTCAGCGCCGACGTGATCAACTTTTCCGCCAAGGGGTCCAGCGTCACCAAGGGCGAGAGCCTGAAGGACACCGCGCTGACCCTGCAGGCCATGGGCGCCGACGCGGTGGTCGTCCGGCACCCCGCCTCCGGAGCGCCGCACCGGCTGGCGAACTGGGTGGACGGGTCGGTGGTCAACGCCGGTGACGGCACCCACGAGCACCCCACCCAGGCGCTGCTGGACGCGTACACCATGCGGGCGCGGCTGGGCCGGCTGGCCGGCCTGTCGGTCGCGGTCGTCGGGGACGTGCTGCACTCCCGGGTGGCCCGCTCCAACGTGCTGCTGCTCTCCACCCTCGGCGCCAAGGTCACCCTGGTCGGCCCGCCCACGCTCATCCCGGTGGACATCGCCGCGGCGCTCGCCCCGGGCACCGACGTCTCCTACGACCTCGACTCCGTGCTGCCCAACGTGGACGTGGTGATGATGCTGCGGGTGCAGCGGGAGCGGATGAACGACTCCTACTTCCCGTCCGCCCGCGAGTACGCCCGCCGCTACGGCCTGGACGGGCCGCGGATGCGCCGGCTGCCCGAGCACGCGATCGTCATGCACCCCGGCCCGATGAACCGGGGGATGGAGATCACCCCCGAGGTGGCCGACTCGCCCCGCTCCACCATCGTCGAACAGGTCACCAACGGGGTCTCCGTGCGGATGGCCGTCCTCTACCTGCTGCTCGGAGGGAACAACCGGTGA